Proteins found in one Melospiza melodia melodia isolate bMelMel2 chromosome 13, bMelMel2.pri, whole genome shotgun sequence genomic segment:
- the ZFPM1 gene encoding zinc finger protein ZFPM1: protein MSRRKQSNPRQIKRSLAAMEEGEDAAVGDKSPSERDGATSDGEGSAERDTCSPPGSEESRDALESPKEPEKPDPGENPQEPDSWNGPDELELEVRDGHRRVRSRRSLPEGFSWGPFPGSIHSEPASPGHGDTSPPLTLVLGDESCWLSLLPLVPGEPDANAVIYRKDEALWCRTTRALREDEPLSALVVAEPPAVPKHGVKAEPGESPYPAALHSDIQLLPQQAGMAAILATAVVNKDVFPCKDCGIWYRSERNLQAHLMYYCASRQSARAGSPALDEKPKETYPNERVCPFPQCKKSCPSASSLEIHMRSHSGERPFVCLICLSAFTTKANCERHLKVHTDTLNGVCHSCGFISTTRDILYSHLVTNHMICQPGSKGEVFSPGSALPAAKPLAAGLSQPNNASLRKCSLGAFLPEALPALPPHVVLPGPDTAPVQTPPAPAPPASPPDPRAGKLSPPAQPQNGEGPSSASSSSSSSSTSGELVRVKEEPAGSPASEAEAPRSGERAGSPEGGSRTSSPRSLPSAKVKSELASPTPGSSPVPSEPGTGTAGGTVFLPQYVFGHEAAVVPQASEILAKMSELVHSRLKQGHGGTVPPAIYTGSPPVPKGATCFECEITFNNINNYYVHKRLYCSSRHLAEDSPPGARKLKAPPGATKGPLAPGTLLSPPAGNGQGPASGDGDAGRDATPPSAAPEGKAEDGGTKAGSPEAEGNSGRCSEDSQSPGSSAGDEGDEDPSKTLCEACNIRFSRHETYVVHKRFYCASRHDPPLRRPAAPKVPFLPQPLRTRKRRKLYEIHGAARRPAEPPPAPEPPPAEPPAAAPEPRAGPMDAEGPIDLSKKPRWQSEPAPTPVPAPAPLLPLADYHECTACRISFNSLDAYLAHKKYQCPATPLQPRTLEHLQKMKGAMAAPLKGRHSPGSPGEGDPEGGVRVRAAPAGSPGIPYPGADSLQRHPKGSLPPPGAKGPLAACPYCPLNGAIKGDLLEHFRSAHGLFVAKPGPPEAPGASRTPEPPLPTASPPRPPGPRLRRDSAKEGRDSRDSPRPPGSPASPAAPEALREAPRNPPTPPAYTDRGVQTPPGKAVPGPVPNGNHRYCRLCNIKFSSLSTFIAHKKYYCSSHAAEHVK, encoded by the exons AtgagctggagctggaggtgcggGATGGGCACAGACGGGTGCGGAGCCGCCGGAGCCTCCCCGAGGGCTTCTCCTGGGGCCCCTTCCCGGGCAGCATCCACAGCGAGCCGGCATCGCCAGGCCACGGCGACACG agccccccCCTGACGCTGGTGCTGGGGGACGAGAGCTGCTggctgtccttgctgcccctcgtGCCCGGAGAGCCCGATGCCAACGCCGTCATCTACAGGAAGG ACGAGGCCCTGTGGTGCCGCACGACGCGGGCGCTGCGGGAGGACGAGCCCCTGAGCGCCCTGGTGGTGGCAGAGCCGCCGGCTGTCCCCAAGCACGGCGTGAAAGCCGAGCCCGGCGAGTCCCCGTACCCGGCGGCGCTGCACTCCGACatccagctgctgccacagcaggcCGGCATGGCCGCCATCCTGGCCACCGCCGTGGTCAACA AGGACGTGTTCCCGTGCAAGGACTGCGGGATCTGGTACCGCAGCGAGCGCAACCTGCAGGCGCACCTGATGTACTACTGTGCCAGCCGGCAGAGCGCCCGCGCCGGCTCCCCCGCGCTGGACGAGAAGCCCAAGGAGACCTATCCCAACGAGAGGGTCTGCCCCTTCCCTCAGTGCAagaagagctgtcccagtgccagcTCCCTGGAGATCCACATGCGCAGCCATAGTG GAGAGCGGCCGTTTGTCTGCCTGATCTGCCTGTCCGCCTTCACCACCAAGGCCAACTGTGAGCGGCACCTGAAGGTGCACACGGACACCCTGAACG gtgtctgccacagctgtggcttcATCTCCACCACGCGGGACATCCTGTACAGCCACCTGGTCACCAACCATATGATCTGCCAGCCGGGCTCCAAGGGCGAGGTGTTCTCACCTGGGTCAGCCCTTCCTGCTGCCAAACCCCTCGCTGCTG ggctgagccagccGAACAACGCGTCCCTGCGCAAGTGCAGCCTGGGCGCGTTCCTGCCCGAGGCGCTGCCGGCCCTGCCGCCGCACGTGGTGCTGCCCGGCCCCGACACTGCTCCGGTACAGACAccgccggcaccggcaccgcccgccTCGCCCCCCGACCCCCGGGCCGGCAAACTCTCACCCCCAGCCCAGCCGCAGAACGGGGAAGGGCCTTCATCggcatcctcctcatcctcctcctcctccacgtcCGGCGAGCTCGTGCGCGTCAAGGAGGAGCCGGCGGGCAGCCCGGCCAGCGAGGCAGAGGCGCCCAGGAGCGGGGAGCGGGCCGGCAGCCCCGAGGGCGGCTCCCGGACCTCGTCCCCCCGCAGCCTGCCCTCGGCCAAGGTGAAGTCGGAGCTCGCCAGCCCCACGCCGGGCTCCAGCCCCGTGCCCAGCGAGCCGGGGACGGGCACGGCGGGCGGCACCGTGTTCCTGCCGCAGTACGTGTTCGGCCACGAGGCCGCCGTTGTGCCGCAGGCCTCGGAGATCCTGGCCAAGATGTCGGAGCTGGTGCACAGCCGGCTGAAGCAGGGCCACGGGGGCACGGTGCCACCCGCCATCTACACGGGCTCGCCGCCGGTGCCCAAGGGCGCCACGTGCTTCGAGTGCGAGATCACCTTCAACAACATCAACAACTACTACGTGCACAAGCGCCTGTACTGCTCCAGCCGGCACCTGGCCGAGGACAGCCCCCCCGGGGCACGCAAGCTCAAAGCTCCTCCCGGGGCAACCAAGGGTCCCCTGGCCCCGGGGACGCTGCTGTCCCCCCCGGCAGGCAACGGGCAGGGCCCGGCATCGGGGGACGGGGACGCCGGGCGCGATGCCACCCCGCCATCCGCCGCACCGGAGGGCAAGGCTGAGGATGGGGGCACCAAAGCGGGGTCCCCCGAGGCAGAAGGGAACTCGGGGCGGTGCAGCGAGGACAGCCAGAGCCCCGGCAGCTCGGCGGGCGACGAGGGGGACGAGGACCCCAGCAAGACGCTGTGCGAGGCCTGCAACATCCGCTTCAGCCGCCACGAGACCTACGTGGTGCACAAGCGCTTCTACTGTGCCTCGCGGCACGATCCCCCCCtgcgccgccccgccgcccccaaAGTGCCCTTCCTGCCGCAGCCCCTGCGCACCCGCAAGCGCCGCAAGCTCTACGAGATCCACGGCGCCGCTCGCCGCCCCGCGGAgcccccgccggccccggagccgccgcccgcAGAGCCGCCCGCGGCCGCCCCCGAGCCCCGCGCCGGCCCCATGGACGCCGAGGGCCCCATCGACCTGAGCAAGAAGCCGCGCTGGCAGAGCGAGCCGGCGCCCACACCGGTACCAGCACCGGCGCCGCTGCTGCCCCTGGCCGACTACCACGAGTGCACGGCGTGCCGCATCAGCTTCAACAGCCTGGACGCGTACCTGGCGCACAAGAAGTACCAGTGCCCGGCCACGCCGCTGCAGCCCCGCACGCTGGAGCACCTGCAGAAGATGAAGGGCGCCATGGCCGCCCCCCTCAAGGGCCGGCacagccccggcagccccggtGAAGGGGACCCCGAAGGAGGGGTGCGGGTGAGGGCGGCCCCGGCGGGCAGCCCCGGCATCCCTTACCCCGGGGCGGACTCGCTGCAGCGTCACCCCAAGGGCTCCCTGCCACCGCCGGGGGCCAAGGGTCCCCTGGCCGCCTGTCCCTACTGTCCCCTCAACGGGGCCATCAAGGGCGACCTCCTGGAGCACTTCCGAAGCGCCCACGGGCTCTTCGTGGCCAAGCCGGGACCGCCGGAGgcgcccggtgccagcaggacgcCCGAGCCCCCGCTGCCCACCGCGTCCCCTCCGCGCCCGCCCGGCCCTCGCCTCCGCCGGGACAGCGCCAaggagggcagggacagcagggacagcccgcGGCCCCCCGGCTCGCCCGCCTCGCCCGCAGCCCCCGAGGCTCTGCGGGAAGCCCCCCGCAATCCCCCCACGCCCCCCGCCTACACGGACAGGGGGGTGCAGACGCCCCCGGGCAAGGCCGTGCCCGGCCCGGTGCCCAACGGCAACCACAGGTACTGTCGCCTGTGCAACATCAAGTTCAGCAGCCTGTCCACCTTCATCGCCCACAAGAAGTATTACTGCTCCTCCCACGCCGCCGAGCACGTCAAGTaa
- the CIDEC gene encoding lipid transferase CIDEC, translating to MDYAKSLSQRLAAPVSKCVSASASMTQQLLAGPAPRPKPYRVCNGDRSVRKGVMAPSLAELLRQAQSALALPAPIALVLDEDGTAVETESFFRTLEEGTALMALSKGQSWTAPKTRGYQVGLSRKPPRRIDVVCVTFDLYKTHPKDLGCLNVKATLYGTYSMSYDLRCYGARRLVKEALRWALFSMQATGHVLLGTSCYMQQLLDATEEEQKEEEKSSLPLQNLLPCSLPALPYKKMSQ from the exons ATGGACTACGCCAAATCCCTGAGCCAGCGCCTGGCTGCCCCCGTGTCCAA ATGTGTCTCAGCCAGCGCCTCCATgacccagcagctgctggcaggcccggccccgcggcccaAGCCCTACCGCGTGTGCAACGGGGACCGCAGCGTGCGCAAGGGCGTCATGGCCCCCAGCCTGGCCGAGCTGCTGCGccag GCCCAGAGCGCCCTGGCCCTGCCCGCGCCCATCGCGCTGGTGCTGGATGAGGACGGCACGGCTGTGGAGACAGAATCCTTCTTCCGGACCCTGGAGGAGGGCACGGCCCTGATGGCCCTAAgcaaggggcagagctggacTGCCCCCAAG aCACGTGGCTACCAGGTGGGCCTGTCCCGCAAGCCCCCGCGCAGGATCGACGTCGTCTGCGTCACCTTCGACCTGTACAAGACCCACCCGAAGGACCTGGGCTGCCTCAACGTCAAAGCCACCCTGTATGGCACCTACAGCATGTCCTACGACCTGCGCTGCTACGGGGCCCGGCGCCTGGTGAA ggAAGCCCTGCGCTGGGCACTGTTCAGCATGCAGGCCACGGGCCACGTCCTGCTGGGCACCTCGTGCTacatgcagcagctcctggatgcCACcgaggaggagcagaaggaagaggagaagagCTCGCTGCCCCTGCAGaacctcctgccctgcagcctccctgccctgccctacaAGAAGATGTCACAGTGA